The stretch of DNA AACCCAGCACCAGCACGACGCCGATGGTGCGGCGGCGGTTCAGTTCCGTCCACAACAACACGCCGGTCAGCGACAGCAGAATGAGACTGCCGGCGATCGTATCGATCAGCAGCACCCAGCCGATGCCGAGCCCGACGCCGCGATGCAGGTTGTTCAGCGTGCCGAGGAACGAACTCTCCATCCGCTTGACCGACACGTAACCGTTGCCGACCCAGTATTCGGCCTGAAGGCTCTGCGCCGGTCCGGCAAGACTCATCTGCCAGAACTCCGGCTGAACGACGCTGCGCTCGCCCCACGCGACCGGATGCGCCGCTTCGCGGCGCACGCGTCCCGGCCGGCCGTCGAAGCGCAGTTCGCGTTGCAGCCAGCGCATCATCTGCTGCGGCGACGCGGGGCGCTCGGCGGGCAAGGCGACCTGCATCTGCTCGACCTGCGGTTCGCCGGTCGGGATCTTCATCGGCCCCGCGCGATGGTTCAGCAGGAAGCCGGTCACGCCGAACAGCAGCCCGAGCACCGCGCCCCACAGGCCGACCCAGCCGTGCACCTTGCGCAGCCACTTGATGAAGGTGGCGCGGCGCGAACGGTGCCGGCGCGCGGCCAGCGCGGCTTCGTCGAGACGCGCGCGCGCATGCTGCGCGGCGGCCGCGCTGACAGGCTCGATGGTTTCGGGCAATGCGGCATCGGCCCGTTCGGGCTCGTTCAGACGGACATTCACGGCAAACTCCAGGCACGGCCGGGCGGCCGCGTGGACGAAACGCCGGGCGGCCGGCAAACAGGGATGGGCGGATGGGCAACGGGTGCGAAGCGAAACGCCGTGCGTGCTGGAAGAAGCGCGCGGCGTTCGCGGCGACCCGTCTGCGCCGGCTGGCGTGCGCCCGCCGGCAGAAAGCACCGGGAACGACAGGCTGGCTATGGCTTGCTTACGCAAAAACCGCTGACGTTCGCATGGACGAAGCAGCGGCTTGCGCAAAAACGCGCCAATCATTACACAACTGAAAGGTTTTCTCAATCGTGCGGCGTGTGCGATATGCCGGAGCGGACGCCGCAACAGGAACGCGCAACGCCATAACAAGCCGCGTCACACCGGCCACAGCGGCCCTTCCTGCATCGCGCCGATCTGCTCGCGCAGTTCGAGGATGCGGTCTTCCCAGTAGCGCTGCGTGTTGAACCACGGAAACGCGGCCGGAAACGCCGGGTCATGCCAGCGCCGCGCGAGCCACGCCGAATAGTGGATCAGCCGCAGCGTGCGCAACGCCTCGACCAGATGCAGTTCGCGCGGCTCGAATTCGCAGAAGTCCTCATAACCGGCGAGCAGGTCGGTCAACGCGCGCGACGCCGCCGCGCGTTCGCCCGGCAGCAGCAGCCACAGGTCCTGGATCGCCGGCCCCATCCGGCTGTCGTCGAAATCGACGAAGTGCGGGCCGGCGTCGGTCCACAGCACGTTGCTCGGATGGCAGTCGCCATGCAGCCGCAGCGAACGCACGTCGCCCGCGCGCGCGAACGCGTCCTCGACGCCTTGCAGCGCGAGCGTCACCGCCGCCTGCCACGCGGTGCGCACATCGGCCGGCACGAAACCGTGTTCGAGCAGGAAGTCGCGCGGCTCGTAGCCGAACGTCCGGATATCGAGCGCCGGGCGCGCGAGGTACGGCTGCGTCGCGCCGACCGCGTGAATCCGGCCGATGAAGCGGCCGAGCCATTCGAGCGTGTCGCTGCGGTCGAGGTCCGGCGCGCGGCCGCCGCGCCGCTCGAACACCGCGAAGCGGTAACCGTCGAACGTGTTCAGCGTGCGGCCTTCCAATTCGAGCGCCGGCACCGCGGGAATCTCGCGCGCCGCCAGTTCCGCGACGAACGCATGCTCTTCGAGGATCGCCTCGTCAGACCACCGCTCGGGCCGATAGAACTTCGCGACCACCGGCGGCCCGTCCTCGACGCCGACCTGGTACACGCGGTTTTCGTAGCTGTTGAGCGCGAGCAGGCGGCCGTCGGTACGGCGGCCAGCCGGCATCAGCACGCCGTCGAGCGCATCGAGCACGCATTCGGGCGTGAGGCGCGCGTACGGAGCCGCAGCCGGATCGGCGGGCTCGGAGGAGAGATCGTGGTTCATTCCCGCATTGTGCATCGCGGGCGGGGAATCGGCGAGCCGAAGCGTGCACACGGCCCACGCGCGGCGTCGCGGGAGACGCGTGCTGACGATCGGGGCGGCGCGGTGCCGCGCGCCCCGGAGCCTGCCGCGCGGGACCGGCAGCAGGGGGAGAAAAACGCTCTGTCAGTGAACCTGGGCGCTCGCGGGCCGCACCTGCTCGCCGGTGTCGATCAGGTCTTCCAGAAAAAAGGGCTCGGTATTCAGTTGGGCCGACACGCCGGGTTCGCCGGCATACCACGTAACCATGGCCATGTCGCCCAGAATACGCATCACGATGCCGCGCGCGCCATGAGGCACGGCGATGTGCACGGTGCGGACAATAGAACCGATTTGCATGATGTTTCCCCGTTCCTGTGCCGGCTTCGAACGAATGGAACGCCGGTCAAAGTAAGTGGTGGCAAAAACGCAGCGCGCTCGCAGTTGCGCGTACACCGAAGCAATGCCCGCCGGCATCGCCCGCCGCGCCGCGATCGGCAGGTCGCGGACACGCCGTTTCATGCATTGTTGCCGTTTTACGTGTTCGAGCAAAGCAAAAAAAACGCAACACGACCGACACATAGTTTCAGCGACAATTGTGGCGTTAAAACGACTTACGAAAAACTGACTGTAACAGACCGTAATCCATAGGCCGCTAACGATTGCGGACGTCGTCATTGAAAAAGTACGCTTTCGTCCAGCGACAGGCGCTATAGTCCTGTCGCACCGGAAGCAACCGTTTCGCATACGCGGACCGGTAAAACCACCCGATAACCCCCGCCGGACGTAGCCAGAGCCGCCACGTTCGCACTACTCCGCCATCAGCGAAGGTACCTGGCGTTCCATGTGGATTGTCCGACTCGCGCTCAAGCGCCCGTATACGTTCGTCGTGCTCGCCCTGCTGTTGATGATCGTCGGGCCGCTGACGATCCTGCGCACGCCGACGGACATCTTCCCGAACATCGACATCCCCGTCCTTTCGGTCATCTGGAGCTACACGGGGCTGCCCGCCGACGAGATGTCGCGACGCATCGCGCTCAACTACGAGCGCGGCCTCTCGACGGCCGTGAACGACATCGAGCACACCGAATCGACGTCGCTCAACGGCATCACGGTCGTGAAGATCTTCTTCCAGCCGAATGCGAACGTGCAGGAAGCGCTCGCCGAAGTCGCCGCGCTGTCACAAACGCAGCTGCGCTCGCTGCCGCCCGGCATCACGCCGCCGAACATCCTGCGCTATAACGCGTCGACGGTGCCGATCCTGCGGCTCGCGCTGTCGTCGCCGCAACTCACCGAGCAGGAGCTGTTCGACTACGGCAACAACTTCCTGAAGACCGAACTCGCGACGGTGCCGGGCGCGTCCGCGCCGCTGCCGTACGGCGGCAAGCAGCGGCAGATCATGGTCGACATCGACCAGCGCCAGTTGCAGCAGCACAACCTGTCGCCGACGGACGTCGTCAACGCGATCAGCGCGCAGAACCTGATTCTGCCGTCCGGCACCGCGAAGATCGGTTCCACTGAATATTCGGTGCTGCTGAACGCGAGCCCGGCCTCGATCGACGGGCTCAACAACATGCCGGTCAAGACGACGCCGGCCGGCACGATCTACATTCGCGACGTCGCGCACGTGCGCGACGGCTTCGTGCCGCAGACCAACATCGTGCGCGTGGACGGCCAGCGCGCCGCGCTGCTGACGATCAGCAAGAGCGGCAACACCTCGACGCTCGCCATCGTCGACCGCATCAAGGCCATGATGCCGACGCTGCACAACCTCGTGCCGCCGTCGATGGCGATCGATCCGGTATCGGACCAGTCGCTGTTCGTGCGCGCGTCGGTGCAGGGCGTGCTGCGCGAGGCGGTGATCGCCGCCGGGCTGACGGCGCTGATGATCCTGCTGTTCCTCGGCAACTGGCGCGCGACGCTGATCATCGCGATCTCGATTCCGCTGTCGATGATCACGTCGGTGATCGCGCTGTCCGCGCTCGGCGAGACGATCAACATCATGACGCTCGGCGGGCTCGCGCTCGCGGTCGGCATTCTGGTGGACGACGCGACCGTCGCGATCGAAAACGTGAGCCACCAGCTCGAACAGGGCAAGACGCTCGAACAGGCGATTCTCGACGGCGCGCAGCAGATCGCGGTGCCGACGCTCGTCTCGACGCTGTCGATCTGCATCGTGTTCGTGCCGATGTTCTTCCTGACCGGCGTCGCGCACTACCTGTTCATTCCGCTCGCCGAAGCGGTGGTGTTCGCGATGCTCGCGTCGTACTTTTTCTCGCGTACGCTCGTGCCGACGCTCGCGAAGTACCTGCTGCGCCATCATCACAAGCCGGCGGACCTGCATCCGTCCGGGCAAACACGCAATCCGTTCATGCGGATTCACCTCGCGTTCGAGCGCGGCTTCTCGGCCGTGCGCGAGCGCTATCACGGGTTCCTCGCCGCGCGCATCGCGCATCCGGTGCCGTTCGTGGTCGGGTTCCTCGTCTGCTGCCTGCTGTCGATGGCGCTGCTGCCGTTCATCGGCCGCGACTTTTTCCCGCAGGTCGATGCCGGCACGATCGCGCTGCACGTGCGCGCGAAAACCGGCATGCGCGTCGAGGAAACCGCGGTGCTCACCGACCGCATCGACAAGCGCATCCGCACGCTGATTCCGGCCGGCGAACTGCATTCGATCATCGATAACATCGGCGTGCCGGTGTCGGGGACCAACCTGTCGTACAACAACACCGGCACGGTCGGGACCTCGGATGCGGACGTGCTGATCGCGCTGAACGAGGACCACCATCCGACCGCCGACTACGTGCGCCTGCTGCGCCGCACGCTGAACGACGAGTTCCCCGGCGTCCAGTTCGCGTTCCTGCCCGCCGACATCGTCAGCCAGACGCTGAACTTCGGGATGCCCGCGCCGATCGACATCCAGATCGTCGGCCGCAACGTCGCCGGCAACCGCGTGTTCGCCGCGAAGCTGCTCGCGAAACTGCGCGGCGTGCCGGGTTTCGTCGACGCGCGCATCCAGCAGCCGGCCGACCTGCCGCGCATCTTCATCGACGTGGACCGCACGCGCGCGCAGCAGGCCGGCTTCACGCAGAAGGACGTCGCGAGCGATCTGCTGATCACGCTGTCCGGCAGCCAGCAGACGACGCCGACGTTCTGGCTGAATCCGCGCAACGGCGTCAGCTACAACGTGGTGACCGAGGCGCCGCAATACACGATGGACTCGCTGCAGTCGCTCGCGAACATTCCGCTGACCGCGAACGGCCGCAGCAACATCCTCGGCTCGCTCGCGAGCATGCGGCGCGAGTCGGGCGAGGCGGTCGTCACGCACTACAACGCGCAGACGACGATCGACATCTACGGCACCGCGGACGGCCGCGATCTCGGCGCGGTGTCCGACGACATCGACCGGATCATCGCCGACGCGAAAGCCGACTTGCCGAAGGGCTCGACGATCGAACTGCGCGGCCAGGTGCAGACGATGAACGCGTCGTTCTCCGGGCTGCTGTTCGGCCTCGTGTTCGCGATCGTGCTCGTGTACCTGCTGATCGTCGTGAACTTCCAGTCGTGGCTCGATCCGTTCATCATCATCACCGCGCTGCCGGGCGCGCTCGCCGGCATCGTCTGGATACTGTTCCTCACCCATACGACGCTGTCGATCCCGGCGCTCACCGGCGCGATCATGTGTATCGGCATCGCGACCGCGAATTCGATTCTCGTCATCAGCTTCGCGCGCGAGCAGCTGCTCGAACACGGCGACGCGGTGCGCGCCGCAATGGAAGCCGGCTACACGCGCTTTCGCCCGGTGCTGATGACCGCGCTCGCGATGGTGATCGGGATGGTGCCGATGGCGATCGGCCTCGGCGAAGGCGGCGAGCAGAACGCGCCGCTCGGGCGCGCGGTGATCGGCGGCCTGGTGGTCGGCACGGTCGCGACGCTGATCTTCGTGCCGGTGGTGTTCTCGCTCATCTACCGCAAGCTCGGCGAACGCCGCCAGCGCGTAATCGAAAACGTAGTGCCGAAATCATGAAAATGACGATTGTTCCTTCTCTCTCGATCCGGGGATGCAATGCAACCGCCGCACGCTGACGCACCGAAGCCGCCGCACGACGCGCCGCGCACGCGCCGCCGCTGGCCGCTGGTCGTCGCGGCGCTGGTCGTGATCGGCCTCGCCGCGCAGGGCATCTGGTCGCGCCACAGCGCGCAGGCCGCGCTCGAAAGCGATGCGCAGCATGCGAGCACGCTGTCCGTGCAGGTGGTGGAGCCGCAACGTTCGACGCGCACGCTCGACCTCGTGCTGCCGGGCAACGTGCAGGCGTTCCTCGACACGCCGGTATATGCGCGCACGAGCGGTTATCTGCGCAAGTGGTACGCGGACATCGGCGCGCACGTGAAGGCGGGCCAGTTGCTCGCGGAAATCGACACGCCGGAAGTCGACGACCAGTTGCGCGCCGCGCGCGCCGACCTCGCGAATGCGCAGGCGAACTACACGCTCGCGCAGACGACCGCCGCGCGCTGGACCGAGATGCTGCAGAACCGTTCGGTGTCGAAGCAGGAGACCGACGAGAAGGTCGCGGACATGCTCGCGAAGAAAGGCACGCTCGACGCCGCGCGCTTCAACGTTTCGCGGCTCACGCAGTTGCAGTCGTTCCAGAAGGTCGTCGCGCCGTTCGACGGCATCGTAACGGCGCGCAAC from Paraburkholderia caballeronis encodes:
- a CDS encoding efflux RND transporter periplasmic adaptor subunit, which encodes MQPPHADAPKPPHDAPRTRRRWPLVVAALVVIGLAAQGIWSRHSAQAALESDAQHASTLSVQVVEPQRSTRTLDLVLPGNVQAFLDTPVYARTSGYLRKWYADIGAHVKAGQLLAEIDTPEVDDQLRAARADLANAQANYTLAQTTAARWTEMLQNRSVSKQETDEKVADMLAKKGTLDAARFNVSRLTQLQSFQKVVAPFDGIVTARNVDVGALIDAGSSGGPQKELFHVAQADRLRVYVNVPQAYALQIRPQTHAFLTLNETAGKHYPGTIARTAGAVDPQQRTMLVEVDVDNRAGELLPGAYAQVHFALGGDAAPLTLPGNAFLFRPDGVKVATVDAQSRVKLVGVTLGTDFGTRVAIAAGLTGGEHVIVNPQDSIVDGTPVRVVAGHPAETQEQAAGYRAAQPASGASSAKAPS
- a CDS encoding efflux RND transporter permease subunit → MWIVRLALKRPYTFVVLALLLMIVGPLTILRTPTDIFPNIDIPVLSVIWSYTGLPADEMSRRIALNYERGLSTAVNDIEHTESTSLNGITVVKIFFQPNANVQEALAEVAALSQTQLRSLPPGITPPNILRYNASTVPILRLALSSPQLTEQELFDYGNNFLKTELATVPGASAPLPYGGKQRQIMVDIDQRQLQQHNLSPTDVVNAISAQNLILPSGTAKIGSTEYSVLLNASPASIDGLNNMPVKTTPAGTIYIRDVAHVRDGFVPQTNIVRVDGQRAALLTISKSGNTSTLAIVDRIKAMMPTLHNLVPPSMAIDPVSDQSLFVRASVQGVLREAVIAAGLTALMILLFLGNWRATLIIAISIPLSMITSVIALSALGETINIMTLGGLALAVGILVDDATVAIENVSHQLEQGKTLEQAILDGAQQIAVPTLVSTLSICIVFVPMFFLTGVAHYLFIPLAEAVVFAMLASYFFSRTLVPTLAKYLLRHHHKPADLHPSGQTRNPFMRIHLAFERGFSAVRERYHGFLAARIAHPVPFVVGFLVCCLLSMALLPFIGRDFFPQVDAGTIALHVRAKTGMRVEETAVLTDRIDKRIRTLIPAGELHSIIDNIGVPVSGTNLSYNNTGTVGTSDADVLIALNEDHHPTADYVRLLRRTLNDEFPGVQFAFLPADIVSQTLNFGMPAPIDIQIVGRNVAGNRVFAAKLLAKLRGVPGFVDARIQQPADLPRIFIDVDRTRAQQAGFTQKDVASDLLITLSGSQQTTPTFWLNPRNGVSYNVVTEAPQYTMDSLQSLANIPLTANGRSNILGSLASMRRESGEAVVTHYNAQTTIDIYGTADGRDLGAVSDDIDRIIADAKADLPKGSTIELRGQVQTMNASFSGLLFGLVFAIVLVYLLIVVNFQSWLDPFIIITALPGALAGIVWILFLTHTTLSIPALTGAIMCIGIATANSILVISFAREQLLEHGDAVRAAMEAGYTRFRPVLMTALAMVIGMVPMAIGLGEGGEQNAPLGRAVIGGLVVGTVATLIFVPVVFSLIYRKLGERRQRVIENVVPKS
- a CDS encoding serine/threonine protein kinase; translated protein: MNHDLSSEPADPAAAPYARLTPECVLDALDGVLMPAGRRTDGRLLALNSYENRVYQVGVEDGPPVVAKFYRPERWSDEAILEEHAFVAELAAREIPAVPALELEGRTLNTFDGYRFAVFERRGGRAPDLDRSDTLEWLGRFIGRIHAVGATQPYLARPALDIRTFGYEPRDFLLEHGFVPADVRTAWQAAVTLALQGVEDAFARAGDVRSLRLHGDCHPSNVLWTDAGPHFVDFDDSRMGPAIQDLWLLLPGERAAASRALTDLLAGYEDFCEFEPRELHLVEALRTLRLIHYSAWLARRWHDPAFPAAFPWFNTQRYWEDRILELREQIGAMQEGPLWPV
- a CDS encoding PepSY-associated TM helix domain-containing protein, whose amino-acid sequence is MNEPERADAALPETIEPVSAAAAQHARARLDEAALAARRHRSRRATFIKWLRKVHGWVGLWGAVLGLLFGVTGFLLNHRAGPMKIPTGEPQVEQMQVALPAERPASPQQMMRWLQRELRFDGRPGRVRREAAHPVAWGERSVVQPEFWQMSLAGPAQSLQAEYWVGNGYVSVKRMESSFLGTLNNLHRGVGLGIGWVLLIDTIAGSLILLSLTGVLLWTELNRRRTIGVVLVLGSIGAALVAGLA